A portion of the Streptomyces coeruleoprunus genome contains these proteins:
- the ndk gene encoding nucleoside-diphosphate kinase, with the protein MTQRTLVLLKPDAVRRGLVGEIIGRIERKAGWSITALEMRTLDRALLEQHYAEHIGRPFYEPLVAFMASGPVVALVVEGERVIEGVRQLAGPTDPIAAAPGSIRGDFGTIVRENLIHASDSEESAIRELKIFFPGIS; encoded by the coding sequence ATGACCCAGCGCACCCTCGTCCTCCTCAAGCCGGACGCCGTCCGACGCGGCTTGGTCGGCGAGATCATCGGCCGTATCGAGCGCAAGGCCGGCTGGAGCATCACCGCGCTGGAGATGCGCACGCTGGACCGGGCCCTTCTGGAGCAGCACTACGCCGAGCACATCGGGCGCCCTTTCTACGAGCCGCTCGTCGCCTTCATGGCCTCCGGGCCCGTCGTCGCGCTCGTCGTCGAGGGCGAGCGGGTCATCGAGGGTGTCCGCCAGCTGGCCGGTCCGACGGACCCGATCGCCGCGGCGCCCGGCTCCATCCGGGGCGACTTCGGCACCATCGTCCGCGAGAACCTGATCCACGCCTCGGACTCCGAGGAGTCCGCCATTCGGGAACTGAAGATTTTCTTCCCCGGGATTTCCTGA
- a CDS encoding rod shape-determining protein, with the protein MSFIGRDMAVDLGTANTLVYVRGRGIVLNEPSVVAINTNTGGILAVGAEAKKMIGRTPGNIVAVRPLKDGVIADFEITERMLRYFILKIHKRRYLARPRVVVCVPSGITGVERRAVIEASTQAGARQVHIIEEPMAAAIGSGLPVHEATGNMVVDIGGGTTEVAVISLGGIVTAQSIRVAGDELDNAIIQHIKKEYSLLLGERTAEQIKITIGSAHDLGQDEHTEIRGRDLVSGLPKTVVISAAEVRKAIEEPVNAIVDAVKTTLDKCPPELSGDVMDRGIVLTGGGALLRGLDERLRRETGMPIHIAEDPLDSVALGSGKCVEEFEALQQVLDAQPRR; encoded by the coding sequence ATGTCGTTCATCGGCCGTGACATGGCTGTCGACCTCGGGACCGCCAACACGCTGGTGTACGTCAGGGGTCGCGGCATCGTCCTCAACGAGCCTTCGGTCGTCGCCATCAACACCAACACCGGTGGCATCCTGGCGGTCGGCGCGGAGGCGAAGAAGATGATCGGCCGGACCCCCGGCAACATCGTCGCCGTCCGGCCGCTGAAGGACGGCGTGATCGCCGACTTCGAGATCACCGAGCGGATGCTGCGCTATTTCATCCTGAAGATCCACAAGCGGCGCTATCTGGCCCGTCCCCGGGTCGTCGTGTGTGTGCCCTCCGGCATCACGGGCGTCGAGCGCCGTGCGGTGATCGAGGCGTCCACGCAGGCCGGCGCCCGCCAGGTGCACATCATCGAGGAGCCCATGGCGGCCGCGATCGGCTCGGGCCTGCCCGTCCACGAGGCCACCGGCAACATGGTGGTGGACATCGGCGGCGGCACCACGGAGGTCGCCGTGATCTCCCTCGGGGGAATCGTCACGGCACAGTCCATCCGTGTCGCGGGCGACGAGCTGGACAACGCGATCATCCAGCACATCAAGAAGGAGTACAGCCTCCTCCTCGGTGAGCGCACCGCCGAACAGATCAAGATCACCATCGGTTCGGCCCATGACCTGGGCCAGGACGAGCACACCGAGATCCGCGGCCGCGACCTGGTCTCCGGACTGCCCAAGACCGTGGTCATCTCGGCCGCCGAGGTCCGCAAGGCCATCGAGGAGCCGGTCAACGCCATCGTCGACGCCGTCAAGACGACCCTCGACAAGTGCCCGCCGGAGCTGTCCGGCGACGTCATGGACCGCGGCATCGTCCTGACCGGCGGTGGTGCCCTGCTCCGCGGCCTCGACGAGCGGCTCCGCCGGGAGACCGGCATGCCCATCCACATCGCCGAGGACCCGCTCGACTCGGTGGCGCTCGGCTCCGGCAAGTGTGTCGAGGAATTCGAGGCGCTCCAGCAGGTCCTCGACGCCCAGCCCCGCAGATAA
- the mreC gene encoding rod shape-determining protein MreC, translating to MRDTKESRLLLALLVAVAFALITVDIRGGEESPVDGARRAAATVFGPVENAVATAVDPIGNAIGAVRDSGERHSRIAQLERENAELKAKLGSDDRNRNRARSLDKLLKTAGAGQYGIKAAEVIAIGSAQGFSWTVTIDAGSEDGIERDMTVLNGDGLVGRVTTVGPSTSTVLLANDPDFTVGTRIERTDELGFATGQGDRPLSVQLLNGKAKVKAGDRLVTFGSQADKPFVPGVPVGEVMRVDPSGGDLTRRLFVRPYAAFSRLDIVGVVVQAPRTDPRDMVLPPKPKPAPTVTVTVTPTPTDGATPDGQQEGLAGDAEPETNARTDEQDQE from the coding sequence GTGAGGGACACGAAAGAGAGCCGGCTGCTTCTGGCGTTGCTGGTCGCCGTCGCGTTCGCGCTGATCACGGTGGACATCCGCGGCGGTGAGGAGTCTCCCGTCGACGGAGCGCGGCGGGCCGCCGCCACCGTGTTCGGCCCGGTCGAGAACGCGGTCGCGACGGCGGTCGACCCGATCGGGAACGCGATCGGGGCCGTACGGGACTCCGGCGAGCGCCACAGCCGCATCGCACAGCTCGAACGCGAGAACGCCGAACTGAAGGCCAAGCTCGGCAGCGACGACCGCAACCGCAACCGCGCCCGCTCGCTCGACAAGCTGCTCAAGACGGCCGGCGCCGGTCAGTACGGCATCAAGGCGGCCGAGGTCATCGCCATAGGATCCGCGCAGGGCTTCTCCTGGACGGTGACCATCGACGCCGGCTCCGAGGACGGCATCGAGCGCGACATGACCGTCCTCAACGGCGACGGCCTGGTCGGCCGGGTCACCACCGTCGGCCCCTCCACCTCCACCGTCCTCCTCGCCAACGACCCCGACTTCACGGTCGGCACCCGGATAGAGCGCACCGACGAACTGGGCTTCGCCACCGGCCAGGGCGACCGGCCGCTCTCCGTGCAGCTCCTCAACGGCAAGGCCAAGGTCAAGGCCGGTGACCGGCTCGTCACCTTCGGCTCCCAGGCCGACAAGCCGTTCGTGCCCGGCGTCCCCGTCGGCGAGGTCATGCGCGTCGACCCCTCCGGCGGCGACCTGACCCGCCGGCTCTTCGTCCGCCCGTACGCCGCCTTCAGCCGCCTCGACATCGTCGGCGTGGTCGTCCAGGCACCCCGCACCGACCCCCGCGACATGGTCCTGCCGCCCAAGCCGAAGCCCGCCCCGACCGTCACCGTCACGGTCACGCCGACGCCCACCGACGGCGCCACGCCGGACGGGCAGCAGGAGGGCCTGGCGGGCGACGCGGAGCCGGAGACGAACGCACGGACCGACGAGCAGGACCAGGAGTAG
- the mreD gene encoding rod shape-determining protein MreD encodes MRFNRMLLSATLVVVALVVQVSVLSRLQLPGAVPDLVLLTVLGLSLVYGHVSGALIGFGAGLLADLAPPADHAAGRYALVLCVIGYLAGLAKPDNGQLRSAVGPMAMVVGAAIGSTLLYAGVGALVGDTGARHVGLPSLILTAVVYDLLLAPFTVPWIMALARRADNDPLAESTGGATDVSSGWMASGTGLRIGSQRSGGLRGGLRAKAARSRAARAGRIKGVKRL; translated from the coding sequence ATGCGCTTCAACCGGATGCTGCTCTCCGCCACCCTCGTCGTCGTCGCCCTCGTCGTCCAGGTCTCCGTCCTCTCCCGCCTCCAACTGCCCGGCGCCGTTCCCGACCTGGTGCTCCTGACCGTCCTCGGCCTGTCCCTCGTGTACGGGCACGTCAGCGGCGCCCTCATCGGCTTCGGCGCCGGCCTGCTCGCCGACCTCGCCCCGCCCGCCGACCACGCCGCCGGCCGCTACGCCCTCGTCCTGTGCGTCATCGGCTACCTCGCCGGCCTCGCCAAGCCCGACAACGGCCAACTGCGCTCCGCCGTCGGCCCCATGGCCATGGTGGTCGGCGCCGCGATCGGCTCGACCCTGCTGTACGCGGGCGTCGGCGCCCTCGTCGGCGACACCGGGGCCCGCCACGTCGGCCTGCCGTCGCTCATCCTCACGGCCGTCGTCTACGACCTGCTGCTCGCGCCGTTCACCGTGCCGTGGATCATGGCGCTGGCCCGGCGCGCCGACAACGACCCGCTCGCCGAGTCCACCGGAGGCGCCACCGACGTGTCCTCCGGGTGGATGGCCTCCGGCACCGGACTGCGCATCGGGAGCCAGCGCAGCGGCGGACTGCGGGGCGGGCTGCGCGCCAAGGCCGCCCGCAGCAGGGCGGCCCGCGCCGGACGCATCAAGGGGGTCAAGCGGCTGTGA
- the mrdA gene encoding penicillin-binding protein 2 encodes MSNIPETGRTPRVQIRLVVIQVLVFSLLFTLGGRLWYLQIRNGQEYTDEARNNHVQQVVQPAVRGSILDARGVPLADNETRLVVSASRTALMRMKDRGKGVLTRLAGVLGMTPKEVMDKVRLCDSKTPQPCWNGSPYQPIPITDEATTQQALQIRERAEDFPGITAEPTAVRRYPAPGLAKTSQVLGYLSPVTDEEIEKAKDTNSPFLRSDQVGRSGLERTYDKVLRGKAGVTRYEVDNLGRVLGQAENDPPRPGSNVVTSIDARVQAVAEHELHEAMKAVRKETDRVTGRPYKADAGAVVVMESKTGRVVAMASQPDYDPNAWVGGISGKEYARLTSKGSNYPLLNRAIQGQSPAGSVFKVVSASAAVRAGYPFDGLYNCSSSYSLGGRSFANFESKGHGPISLGDALKFSCNTVFYALGHKEWQRDGGLKPHKNAHDWFYRTAHDFGFGSETGIDLPNEVTGRIPDRQWKQKFWEANKDAWCKQGKKGGTYVEQIAYESCLEGNQLKAFDSINFAIGQGDVLITPIQLATAYSAISNGGTLFEPTIGKAVISPDGKKIEEITPKARGRLPIDAQTIRDIDKGLLSVVEPGGTAAWRFTQVGWPQDKIPLRAKTGTAQVYGKQTTSWFATYTEDYTIVMTISQGGTGSGASGPAVRNIYDAIYGLDDEGNQDLKRALLPKPQKGLPKILPDGSIDAPTIRPYDPESQKPEKEGEGEDGQPGLAGPPPVWRD; translated from the coding sequence GTGAGCAATATTCCCGAGACCGGCCGGACGCCGCGCGTCCAGATCCGGCTCGTCGTCATCCAGGTCCTCGTCTTCTCCCTGCTGTTCACCCTCGGCGGCCGCCTCTGGTACCTCCAGATCCGCAACGGCCAGGAGTACACCGACGAGGCGCGCAACAACCACGTCCAGCAGGTCGTCCAGCCCGCCGTCCGCGGCTCCATCCTCGACGCCCGCGGCGTGCCCCTCGCCGACAACGAGACCCGCCTCGTCGTCTCCGCCTCCCGCACCGCGCTCATGCGGATGAAGGACCGCGGCAAGGGCGTCCTGACCCGCCTCGCCGGCGTCCTCGGCATGACGCCCAAGGAGGTCATGGACAAGGTCCGGCTCTGCGACTCCAAGACCCCGCAGCCCTGCTGGAACGGCTCCCCGTACCAGCCGATCCCCATCACCGACGAGGCCACCACCCAGCAGGCCCTCCAGATCCGCGAGCGCGCCGAGGACTTCCCCGGCATCACCGCCGAACCCACCGCCGTACGCCGCTACCCGGCCCCCGGCCTCGCCAAGACCTCCCAGGTCCTCGGCTACCTCTCGCCCGTCACCGACGAGGAGATCGAGAAGGCGAAGGACACCAACTCGCCGTTCCTCCGCTCCGACCAGGTGGGACGTTCCGGCCTGGAGCGCACCTACGACAAGGTGCTGCGCGGCAAGGCGGGCGTCACGCGCTACGAGGTCGACAACCTCGGCCGGGTCCTCGGCCAGGCGGAGAACGACCCTCCCCGCCCCGGTTCCAACGTCGTCACCTCCATCGACGCCCGCGTGCAGGCGGTCGCGGAGCACGAACTCCACGAGGCGATGAAGGCGGTACGGAAGGAGACCGACCGGGTCACCGGCCGCCCGTACAAGGCCGACGCGGGCGCCGTCGTCGTCATGGAGTCCAAGACCGGCCGCGTCGTCGCGATGGCCTCCCAGCCCGACTACGACCCGAACGCCTGGGTCGGCGGCATCTCCGGCAAGGAGTACGCCCGGCTGACCAGCAAGGGCTCCAACTACCCGCTGCTCAACCGGGCCATCCAGGGCCAGTCACCCGCCGGCTCCGTCTTCAAGGTGGTGTCCGCGAGCGCGGCCGTGCGCGCCGGCTACCCCTTCGACGGCCTCTACAACTGCAGCAGCTCCTACAGTCTCGGCGGGCGCAGCTTCGCCAACTTCGAGTCCAAGGGGCACGGCCCCATCTCCCTCGGCGACGCCCTCAAGTTCTCCTGCAACACCGTCTTCTACGCGCTCGGCCACAAGGAGTGGCAGCGCGACGGCGGCCTCAAGCCGCACAAGAACGCCCACGACTGGTTCTACCGGACCGCCCATGACTTCGGGTTCGGCTCCGAGACCGGCATCGACCTGCCGAACGAGGTCACCGGCCGCATCCCGGACCGCCAGTGGAAGCAGAAGTTCTGGGAGGCCAACAAGGACGCCTGGTGCAAGCAGGGCAAGAAGGGCGGCACGTACGTCGAGCAGATCGCGTACGAGAGCTGCCTCGAAGGCAACCAGCTGAAGGCCTTCGACAGCATCAACTTCGCCATCGGCCAGGGTGACGTCCTCATCACGCCCATTCAGCTGGCCACCGCCTACTCCGCCATCAGCAACGGCGGCACGCTCTTCGAGCCCACCATCGGCAAGGCCGTGATCAGCCCCGACGGCAAGAAGATCGAGGAGATCACACCCAAGGCCCGTGGCAGGCTGCCGATCGACGCCCAGACTATCCGCGACATCGACAAGGGCCTGCTCTCCGTCGTCGAACCCGGAGGCACCGCCGCCTGGCGGTTCACCCAGGTCGGCTGGCCCCAGGACAAGATCCCGCTGCGGGCCAAGACCGGCACCGCCCAGGTCTACGGCAAGCAGACGACCTCGTGGTTCGCGACCTACACCGAGGACTACACGATCGTCATGACGATCTCCCAGGGTGGTACGGGCTCCGGCGCCTCCGGCCCCGCCGTGCGCAACATCTACGACGCGATCTACGGCCTCGACGACGAGGGCAACCAGGACCTCAAGCGGGCCCTGCTGCCGAAGCCGCAGAAGGGCCTGCCGAAGATCCTCCCGGACGGCTCCATCGACGCCCCCACCATCAGGCCCTACGACCCCGAGTCGCAGAAGCCCGAGAAGGAGGGCGAAGGGGAGGACGGACAGCCGGGCCTCGCCGGCCCGCCGCCCGTCTGGAGGGACTGA
- the rodA gene encoding rod shape-determining protein RodA, translating to MPGNKAFSVSRYAPERGGVWASLTARDSLVRRLDWPLLFSALALSLVGSLLVWSATRNRTELNQGDPYSFFFKHLLNTGIGVALMIGTIWLGHRTLRGAVPVLYGISVVLVLLVLTPLGATINGAHAWIVLGGGFSLQPSEFVKVTIILSMAMMLAARVDAGDQLHPDHRTVAKSLILAVVPMAIVMLMPDLGSVMVMVVIVLGVLLASGASNRWIFGLIGTGIAGAVLVAALGVLDEYQLNRFAAFANPELDPAGVGYNTNQARIAIGSGGLYGAGLFNGHQTTGQFVPEQQTDFIFTVAGEELGFLGAGTIIALLGVVMWRACRIARETTELYGTIVAAGIIAWFAFQSFENIGMTLGIMPVAGLPLPFVSYGGSSMFAVWVAIGLLQSIRVQRPITA from the coding sequence ATGCCAGGAAACAAGGCGTTCTCCGTCTCCCGGTACGCCCCCGAGCGCGGGGGCGTGTGGGCCAGCCTCACCGCCCGCGACTCCCTCGTGCGCAGGCTCGACTGGCCGCTGCTGTTCTCGGCCCTCGCGCTGTCGCTCGTCGGGTCGCTGCTCGTGTGGTCCGCGACCCGCAACCGCACCGAGCTGAACCAGGGCGACCCGTACTCGTTCTTCTTCAAGCACCTGCTCAACACCGGCATCGGCGTCGCCCTGATGATCGGCACGATCTGGCTCGGCCACCGCACGCTGCGCGGCGCCGTCCCGGTCCTCTACGGCATCTCCGTCGTGCTGGTGCTGCTGGTGCTCACACCGCTCGGCGCCACCATCAACGGCGCCCACGCGTGGATCGTGCTCGGCGGCGGCTTCTCCCTCCAGCCGTCCGAGTTCGTCAAGGTCACGATCATCCTGTCCATGGCGATGATGCTCGCCGCCCGCGTCGACGCGGGCGACCAGCTCCATCCCGACCACCGCACCGTCGCGAAGTCGCTGATCCTCGCGGTCGTCCCCATGGCCATCGTCATGCTGATGCCGGACCTCGGGTCCGTCATGGTGATGGTCGTGATCGTCCTCGGCGTGCTCCTCGCCTCCGGCGCGTCCAACCGCTGGATCTTCGGCCTGATCGGCACGGGCATCGCCGGCGCCGTCCTGGTCGCGGCGCTCGGCGTCCTCGACGAGTACCAGCTCAACCGCTTCGCCGCCTTCGCCAACCCGGAACTCGACCCGGCCGGCGTCGGCTACAACACCAACCAGGCCCGTATCGCCATCGGCTCCGGCGGCCTCTACGGCGCCGGACTGTTCAACGGCCACCAGACCACCGGCCAGTTCGTCCCCGAGCAGCAGACGGACTTCATCTTCACCGTCGCCGGGGAGGAGCTCGGCTTCCTCGGCGCCGGCACGATCATCGCGCTCCTCGGGGTCGTCATGTGGCGCGCCTGCCGGATCGCCCGCGAGACGACCGAGCTGTACGGCACGATCGTCGCCGCCGGGATCATCGCCTGGTTCGCGTTCCAGTCCTTCGAGAACATCGGCATGACCCTGGGGATCATGCCCGTCGCCGGGCTTCCGCTGCCGTTCGTCTCCTACGGCGGATCCTCCATGTTCGCCGTGTGGGTGGCGATCGGCCTGCTCCAGTCCATCCGCGTGCAACGACCCATAACGGCATAA
- a CDS encoding CYTH and CHAD domain-containing protein, producing the protein MADTKREIERKYEATTDTRLPDLTRVRGVSAVVEAGAADLDAVYHDTPDLRLAAHAITLRRRTGGGDEGWHLKLPVAPGIRDEISAPLADEVPRKLAGLVRARTRGDALVPLVRLRSARDVRHLVDGDGTVLAELSTDTVHAERLTGGGTSAEWTEIEVELADGADPALLDAVDKRLRKAGIRPAAAPSKLARALTGTGTPPPAPPTPADRTAGDHVLAHLRAQVDALLTYDAAVRRDQPDAVHQMRVATRRLRSAFRSYRKVLDRDVTDPLAGELKWVAAELGVERDQEVLTERLRTALDGVPRTLLLGPVRARHRRWATARRAGSRGRTLKLLDSGRYLALLDGLDALLADPPLRPAAGKDPAGVLAKAVLKDHARLADRVDRALSLPPGPERDVALHEARKAAKRARYAAEAARPALGKPAKRFAKRVKAVQKILGDHQDSVVARESLRNLAIQSHAAGESAFVWGLLYGREEAAAAARERELPDVWAKVSVRGLER; encoded by the coding sequence ATGGCGGATACGAAACGCGAGATCGAGCGGAAGTACGAAGCCACCACCGACACCCGGCTGCCGGACCTCACCCGGGTCCGCGGCGTCTCGGCCGTCGTCGAGGCGGGCGCCGCGGACCTCGACGCGGTCTACCACGACACCCCGGACCTGCGCCTCGCCGCCCACGCGATCACCCTGCGCCGCCGCACCGGCGGCGGCGACGAGGGCTGGCACCTCAAGCTGCCCGTCGCCCCCGGCATACGGGACGAGATCAGCGCCCCCCTCGCCGACGAGGTCCCGCGGAAGCTGGCCGGGCTCGTCCGCGCCAGAACCCGCGGCGACGCCCTCGTCCCCCTGGTGCGGCTGCGCTCCGCACGCGACGTGCGCCACCTCGTCGACGGCGACGGCACCGTCCTCGCCGAGCTGAGCACCGACACCGTCCACGCCGAACGCCTCACCGGCGGCGGGACCAGCGCCGAGTGGACCGAGATCGAGGTCGAGCTGGCCGACGGGGCCGACCCCGCCCTCCTCGACGCCGTCGACAAGAGGCTCCGCAAGGCCGGCATCCGCCCCGCCGCCGCGCCCTCCAAACTCGCCCGCGCCCTCACCGGGACCGGCACCCCGCCGCCCGCCCCGCCCACCCCGGCGGACCGCACGGCCGGCGACCACGTCCTCGCCCACCTCCGCGCCCAGGTCGACGCGCTGCTCACGTACGACGCCGCCGTACGCCGCGACCAGCCCGACGCCGTCCACCAGATGCGCGTCGCCACCCGCCGGCTGCGCAGCGCCTTCCGCTCGTACCGGAAGGTCCTCGACCGCGACGTGACCGACCCCCTCGCCGGCGAACTCAAATGGGTCGCCGCCGAACTCGGTGTCGAACGCGACCAGGAGGTCCTCACCGAGCGGCTGCGGACGGCCCTCGACGGCGTCCCCCGCACCCTCCTCCTCGGCCCCGTGCGCGCCCGGCACCGCCGCTGGGCCACCGCCCGCCGCGCCGGGTCCCGCGGCCGCACCCTGAAGCTCCTCGACAGCGGCCGCTACCTGGCCCTCCTCGACGGACTCGACGCCCTCCTCGCCGACCCGCCCCTGCGCCCCGCCGCCGGGAAGGACCCGGCCGGCGTGCTGGCCAAGGCCGTCCTGAAGGACCACGCCCGGCTGGCCGACCGCGTCGACCGGGCCCTCTCCCTGCCGCCGGGGCCCGAGCGGGACGTCGCCCTCCACGAGGCCCGCAAGGCCGCCAAGCGCGCCCGGTACGCCGCCGAGGCCGCCCGGCCGGCCCTGGGCAAGCCCGCGAAGCGCTTCGCCAAGCGGGTCAAGGCCGTGCAGAAGATCCTCGGCGACCACCAGGACAGCGTCGTCGCCCGTGAAAGCCTGCGGAACCTCGCGATCCAGTCCCACGCCGCCGGCGAGTCCGCCTTCGTCTGGGGCCTCCTGTACGGCAGGGAGGAGGCCGCGGCCGCCGCCCGCGAGCGTGAGCTGCCGGACGTATGGGCGAAGGTGTCGGTCCGGGGCCTGGAACGGTGA
- a CDS encoding TIGR03960 family B12-binding radical SAM protein produces the protein MSESVFPQLEALLPHVQKPIQYVGGELNSTVKPWESCDVRWALMYPDAYEVGLPNQGVMILYEVLNEREGVLAERTYSVWPDLEALMREQGVPQFTVDSHRPVKAFDVFGLSFSTELGYTNMLTALDLAGIPLEARERTIDDPIVLAGGHAAFNPEPIADFIDCAVIGDGEQAVLEITDIIRAWKAEGRPGGREELLFRLARTGGVYVPGFYDVEYLPDGRIARVVPNKSGVPWRVSKHTVMDLDEWPYPKQPLVPLAETVHERMSVEIFRGCTRGCRFCQAGMITRPVRERSITGIGEMVEKGLKATGFEEVGLLSLSSADHSEIGDIAKGLADRYEDDKIGLSLPSTRVDAFNVDLANELTRNGRRSGLTFAPEGGSERMRKVINKMVSEEDLIRTVATAYGNGWRQVKLYFMCGLPTETDDDVLQIADMAANVIAKGREVSRSNDIRCTVSIGGFVPKPHTPFQWAPQLSAEETDARLEKLRDKIRGDKKYGRSIGFRYHDGKPGIVEGLLSRGDRRVGAVIRAVYEDGGRFDGWREHFSYDRWMECAEKTLPEFGVDVDWYTTRERTYEEVLPWDHLDSGLDKDWLWEDWQDALDETEVEDCRWTPCFDCGVCPQMDTHIQIGPTGKKLLPLTVKQPAAK, from the coding sequence ATGTCCGAGTCGGTCTTTCCACAGCTCGAAGCTCTTCTCCCGCACGTGCAGAAGCCCATCCAGTACGTCGGCGGTGAACTCAACTCCACCGTCAAGCCCTGGGAGTCCTGCGACGTGCGCTGGGCGCTCATGTACCCGGACGCGTACGAGGTCGGTCTGCCCAACCAGGGCGTCATGATCCTCTACGAGGTACTGAACGAGCGCGAGGGCGTCCTCGCCGAGCGCACGTACAGCGTGTGGCCGGACCTGGAAGCGCTGATGCGCGAGCAGGGCGTGCCGCAGTTCACGGTGGACAGCCACCGGCCCGTGAAGGCGTTCGACGTCTTCGGCCTCAGCTTCTCCACCGAGCTGGGCTACACCAACATGCTCACGGCCCTGGACCTGGCCGGCATCCCGCTGGAGGCGCGCGAGCGCACGATCGACGACCCGATCGTCCTCGCGGGTGGCCACGCGGCCTTCAACCCCGAGCCGATCGCGGACTTCATCGACTGCGCCGTCATCGGCGACGGCGAGCAGGCCGTCCTGGAGATCACCGACATCATCCGCGCCTGGAAGGCCGAGGGCCGCCCGGGCGGCCGCGAGGAGCTGCTGTTCCGGCTCGCCCGCACCGGCGGCGTGTACGTCCCCGGCTTCTACGACGTCGAGTACCTGCCCGACGGCCGTATCGCCCGTGTCGTGCCCAACAAGTCGGGCGTGCCGTGGCGCGTCTCCAAGCACACCGTCATGGACCTCGACGAGTGGCCCTACCCGAAGCAGCCGCTGGTCCCGCTCGCGGAGACCGTCCACGAGCGGATGTCCGTCGAGATCTTCCGCGGCTGCACCCGCGGCTGCCGTTTCTGCCAGGCCGGCATGATCACGCGCCCCGTGCGGGAGCGAAGCATCACCGGCATCGGCGAGATGGTGGAGAAGGGCCTCAAGGCCACCGGCTTCGAGGAGGTCGGCCTCCTCTCCCTGTCCTCCGCGGACCACTCCGAGATCGGTGACATCGCCAAGGGCCTCGCCGACCGGTACGAGGACGACAAGATCGGCCTGTCCCTCCCCTCCACCCGCGTCGACGCGTTCAACGTCGACCTGGCCAACGAGCTGACCCGCAACGGCCGCCGGTCCGGCCTCACCTTCGCCCCCGAGGGCGGCTCCGAGCGCATGCGCAAGGTCATCAACAAGATGGTCTCGGAGGAGGACCTGATCCGGACCGTCGCCACCGCGTACGGCAACGGCTGGCGTCAGGTGAAGCTGTACTTCATGTGCGGCCTGCCCACCGAGACCGACGACGACGTGCTCCAGATCGCCGACATGGCGGCCAACGTCATCGCCAAGGGCCGCGAGGTGTCGAGGTCCAACGACATCCGCTGCACGGTGTCGATCGGCGGCTTCGTGCCCAAGCCGCACACCCCCTTCCAGTGGGCGCCGCAGCTCTCCGCCGAGGAGACCGACGCCCGCCTGGAGAAGCTCCGCGACAAGATCCGCGGCGACAAGAAGTACGGCCGCTCCATCGGCTTCCGCTACCACGACGGCAAGCCCGGCATCGTCGAGGGCCTGCTCTCGCGCGGTGACCGCCGCGTCGGCGCGGTCATCCGCGCGGTGTACGAGGACGGCGGCCGCTTCGACGGCTGGCGCGAGCACTTCTCGTACGACCGGTGGATGGAGTGCGCCGAGAAGACGCTGCCCGAGTTCGGCGTGGACGTCGACTGGTACACCACCCGCGAGCGCACCTACGAGGAAGTCCTGCCCTGGGACCACCTGGACTCCGGCCTCGACAAGGACTGGCTCTGGGAGGACTGGCAGGACGCGCTCGACGAGACCGAGGTCGAGGACTGCCGCTGGACGCCGTGCTTCGACTGCGGTGTCTGCCCGCAGATGGACACGCACATCCAGATCGGCCCCACCGGCAAGAAGCTGCTGCCGCTCACGGTGAAGCAGCCCGCCGCGAAGTAG
- a CDS encoding TIGR03936 family radical SAM-associated protein encodes MQRIRLRYTKRGRLRFTSHRDFQRAFERALRRADVPMAYSAGFTPHPKVSYANAAPTGTGSEAEYLEIALTEHRDPDLLRKLLDESLPDGLDIIDAVEARTSGLADRLTASVWELRLDGVELAEAENAVARFLAAGTVEVQRRTKNGMRTFDARAAVSDLEAVAVPADRPADGPCAILRLVVRHVTPAVRPDDVLSGLRAVADLAPPVPAAVTRLAQGLFDEESGTVTDPLAPDREAVTAAPPKAAGPAVATAPEGAGSA; translated from the coding sequence GTGCAGCGCATCCGACTGCGCTACACCAAGCGCGGCCGCCTCCGGTTCACCAGCCACCGCGACTTCCAGCGCGCGTTCGAGCGGGCGCTGCGCCGCGCCGACGTGCCCATGGCGTACTCGGCGGGCTTCACCCCGCACCCGAAGGTGTCGTACGCCAACGCCGCCCCGACGGGGACGGGATCCGAGGCGGAGTACCTGGAGATCGCCCTCACCGAGCACCGCGACCCGGACCTGCTCCGCAAGCTGCTCGACGAGTCCCTGCCGGACGGGCTCGACATCATCGACGCCGTAGAGGCCCGTACGTCGGGTCTCGCCGACCGGCTCACCGCGTCCGTGTGGGAGCTGCGGCTCGACGGCGTGGAGCTCGCGGAGGCGGAGAACGCCGTCGCCCGCTTCCTCGCCGCCGGTACGGTCGAGGTGCAGCGCAGGACCAAGAACGGGATGCGGACCTTCGACGCCCGCGCCGCCGTGTCGGACCTCGAGGCCGTCGCCGTCCCCGCTGATAGGCCCGCGGACGGCCCCTGTGCGATACTGCGGCTGGTTGTTCGGCACGTGACACCTGCCGTACGGCCCGACGACGTCCTGTCCGGTCTCCGAGCTGTGGCCGACCTGGCGCCGCCGGTCCCCGCAGCGGTGACCAGGCTGGCGCAGGGGCTCTTCGACGAGGAGTCCGGCACGGTGACCGACCCGCTCGCGCCCGACCGCGAGGCAGTCACGGCCGCCCCACCCAAGGCCGCCGGACCCGCCGTCGCGACGGCGCCGGAAGGTGCAGGTTCCGCGTAG